The Chloracidobacterium sp. DNA segment AGAACTTGGCGCTGCTGCAAGCGAATGCGCAGGCGCAAACGAACCCGATTGTGGTCGGCGGCCAGACGATTGGTTTTTTTGGGACAGGACCGCTGGCGGGGCTGTACAACCCGCTGCCGAACAGCCTCGGTCCCGGCTTGTCGGGGTTGCCGGCGCAGGTCGCGCCCATCGGACGCTTCCTGTTCAATGACTTCCGGCGCACCGGACCGAACCTGCTCTACACGGCGGCGATCTTGAACATCCCGGTTGCGCAGGCGCAGGCGCTTTTGAACGCACTGACAACGCGTTTCAACCTACCGCGCCTGCAAGGTGAGCCGTTTGTGCCCTTTGGCAGCACGAAAAACTATGAATCCACGGGCAGTTCGGTGTACCACGCGCTGACCCTGACGGTGAACAAGCGGTTTTCCAACAACTTCCAGTTCTTGGCGTCGTACACGTGGTCGCACGCGATTGACGACTCGACCGACGTACAGACGTTGCAGGAGCCGCAGGACAACAGCAATCCGCGCCTTGACCGGTCAAACTCCAACTTTGACCAGCGGCATCGCTTCATCTTCAGCGGCGTCTTCACCAGCCCCTTCAAGCGCAATGAAGGGCCGGGGCGCTACCTGTTGGCGGACTGGACGTTTGCGCCGATTGTCGAGGCGGGGGCCGGGCGACCGTACACGTTGCTGACAGGCGTGGATCAAACGCAGGTCAACAGTTCCTCGACGGCGCGGCCGAGCTTTGTGACGGCGTGTCCGCCGGGGACGGCCGGGCTGACCTGCTTTCCGTCGCCGCGCCGCAACGGCTTTTTGATCCTGCCGCCGGACAGTCGGTTGCCGCAGAACTTTGGTTTGCCCGTCTCAGCGTTTTTGGGGAATGTCGGGCGGAATGCTTTTACAGGACCGAACTTCATCGCCGTGGATTTTCGGCTGGCGCGGAAGTTTTATTTTGCGCGGGACGCTGATGTGAACGGGCGCAATCTGGAGTTTATCTTTGAGATGTTCAACGCGCTGAACCGCGTCAACATCATAGAAATCAACCCGAACTACCAGTTGAGCGGCGCGCCGACGCTGGCTGCGCCACCGCGTCAGATTCAGTTTGCGTTGAAGTTTAACTTTTAGCTGGCGCGCCACACACGCAGCGTCGGGATGAGGATGGGGGCGCGTCGCCCCCATCCTTGTCTTGCCGTTCCCTCGCACTAGTTGTCGTGGCGGCTGCCCTATAGCGTCGCCGCCGGGAACTGGGTTGGAAGCGGCGGCTGCGGAACGAGGGTTTTAGTGATCGGGACGCCGCGCAAATGCCGCCGCAGTGGGCCGCGATAGACTGCGCCGCACCGCCGACAGCGGTAGTACGTCTCGCCCGGCTTCAGCTGCGCGCGCAGGTCGTCGGGCGGCGTCAACCACTCTCGCAAGTGACCGTTGCACACACTTTCTTTGCCCTTGTCGTCCACCTTCTTGACCGTGCAGTTGTGCTGAATGTCGGGGTTTTGTAACGTCAGGATTTCCATCGCCGTTGTACCCTTGCGTGAGATACACTTTTGTCGCACTCTTGACCGGAATGCTAAGGCCACACTGTACGCGACCAAACGCTGAACATAAGCTAGTCGCCGGTCGGGCCGCCACCGGTCGGTGACGCTTGCGGAGTACGCCGTGCGGCTTCCATTCGAACCCGCTTCCTTCCCCGATGTCCTGGAGATCCTACTCCAGTACGACCTCACGCCCACGATTATGTTCCTGCCCAGTCGTCGCGGCTGCGATGAAGCTGTGGACAGCTTTCGCCGGACGCGCCTTCCGGATCTGCCCGCCGACCACCAACGGCGCATCGCCCAAATTGTCGCGGAATATCCCGATGAAGCGCCCTACGTCGAGCAGCACCGGCAGTTTTCTCTGCTTCTGCGGAAGGGTATCGCCGCCCACCACGCTGGCCAGTTGCCAGCTTGGAAACACGTCGTCGAACGCGCCATGGCGGCTGGGGCGCTACGCGCCGTCTTTGCGACCTCTACACTGGCGGCCGGCATTGACATGCCGGCGCGGTCGGTCGTGATTACCGCCTCTAGCCTACGGTCGGACGACGGCCACCGTGACATCAAAGCCTTTGAGCTTGCCCAGATGACTGGCCGC contains these protein-coding regions:
- a CDS encoding Mut7-C RNAse domain-containing protein; this translates as MEILTLQNPDIQHNCTVKKVDDKGKESVCNGHLREWLTPPDDLRAQLKPGETYYRCRRCGAVYRGPLRRHLRGVPITKTLVPQPPLPTQFPAATL